The proteins below are encoded in one region of Patescibacteria group bacterium:
- the tyrS gene encoding tyrosine--tRNA ligase, translated as MDKIDELLSRGVENIISNKETLEKALRSGKKLNVYFGIDPTAVHIHIGNAVPLRRLQTFVELGHHVTFIIGDFTALIGDTSDKESERPVLTKEQIQKNFKDYKAQAEKLVDFSKIELHHNSEWLKNLRFEEIVELIRHYSLNDFISRELIKKRLASGGSVRLDEVIYPVMQGYDSYHLDTDIQIGGPDQTFNMQAGRVLQKDFRNKESFVLVTGYLEGTDGRKMSKSWGNAIWLDDSPEEMFGKVMSLKDDLIIQYFTLATDLPMEKVGEIKKRLESGENPMVLKKELAHEIVSELHSKQAADKAQSAWEKTFQKGEIGEVEEIKAESVEDLVSKGIVASKSEWKRLVDQGAIEVDGKKLESDKILPGTYRIGKKKFIKII; from the coding sequence ATGGATAAAATTGATGAGCTGCTTAGCCGTGGAGTAGAGAATATCATTTCCAATAAGGAAACGTTAGAGAAAGCTTTGCGTTCCGGCAAGAAACTTAACGTTTACTTCGGAATCGATCCGACCGCAGTTCATATTCATATTGGCAACGCTGTCCCACTTCGCAGACTCCAGACGTTTGTCGAACTAGGCCACCATGTTACCTTTATTATTGGGGATTTTACGGCCCTTATCGGCGATACCTCCGATAAGGAATCAGAACGGCCGGTTTTAACCAAAGAACAAATCCAGAAAAACTTCAAAGACTATAAAGCTCAAGCGGAAAAGCTGGTTGATTTTTCTAAAATTGAATTGCACCACAACAGCGAGTGGCTAAAAAATCTCCGCTTTGAGGAAATTGTCGAGCTGATCAGACATTACTCTTTAAATGATTTTATTAGCCGGGAACTGATTAAGAAACGCCTTGCTTCTGGTGGTTCCGTACGCCTTGATGAAGTTATTTATCCTGTCATGCAAGGCTACGACAGCTACCACCTGGATACCGACATCCAGATTGGCGGCCCGGACCAAACTTTTAATATGCAGGCTGGGCGCGTGCTCCAGAAAGACTTCCGCAACAAAGAGTCGTTTGTTTTAGTCACGGGTTACTTGGAGGGCACTGACGGGCGAAAAATGAGCAAAAGCTGGGGCAACGCCATCTGGCTCGATGACAGTCCAGAAGAGATGTTTGGAAAAGTGATGTCTCTTAAAGACGACCTTATTATTCAGTACTTCACTTTGGCCACCGATTTACCGATGGAGAAAGTCGGGGAAATCAAAAAACGCCTTGAAAGTGGGGAGAATCCGATGGTTTTAAAGAAAGAACTGGCGCACGAAATTGTTAGCGAACTACACAGTAAACAAGCCGCGGACAAAGCCCAAAGCGCTTGGGAGAAAACTTTTCAGAAAGGCGAAATTGGGGAAGTGGAAGAGATTAAGGCTGAATCGGTAGAAGATTTAGTGAGTAAGGGTATTGTCGCCAGCAAGTCCGAATGGAAACGGCTGGTTGATCAAGGCGCCATTGAAGTTGACGGAAAAAAGCTGGAAAGTGATAAAATCCTCCCCGGAACCTACCGCATTGGTAAAAAGAAGTTTATCAAAATAATATGA
- a CDS encoding PBP1A family penicillin-binding protein — protein sequence MWLRKLRRMWYNPAERLRLLAYLSGGIFAAIIAGTILTAIVFAVFSLNLPDPNKVIRHDGFSTIITDRNGKTLYDVYGDQNRIPLELKDIPKYLQEATISVEDKNFYQHQGFSLTGIARSAIGIVTFQGISGGSTLTQQLVKNVLLSPEQTIFRKIKEVILASQIEKKFTKDQILQMYLNEAPYGGATYGVESASKYYFGKSAKDLDLVEAAILAGLPQQPSYYDPFGAHPKAYVDRAGHVLRRMREDGYITAQQETDADKQLDSVQFATQSGTIKAPHFVFYVKDELVKRFGEQMVESGGLKVTTSLDYDLEQQVEQIVNEEVKKIKPLKVSNGAAVVMNPQTGEILAMDGSYDYFDKDYGSFNVATALRQPGSSGKPFIYATAFQKNYTPATLLMDVKTSFPSGDPTKPDYTPENYDLKYRGPMQLRFALGNSINTIAVKLTALLGLKDIMTNGYNAGISTWEPTADNMKNVGLSLALGGREVKLLDLTDAYGVFANGGTRIDPVAILKVTDSKGKVLYEYKPVTGKRVFSPEVSFLISHILSDNNARKDTFGAVNLLQIPGKTVAVKTGTTDQKRDNWTVGYDPGHIVAGVWVGNNDNSIMAPAITSGVTGAAPIWNRIMKAALADIPRTEFKVPDDVTAVTIDALSGGLPHDSDPTRSEYFIRGTEPVSQGSIYKKLKISKSNGKLANDLEIKTGNYDEKEFIVFSENDPVSEAGKNRWQEAINAWVDANHKDDQKYHPPTDTSDADQNTVKVNWNGPADHERVNTNDVHLTAKAYSMRDIVNFTVTINGTVKINKSSDTIDDTVHLDNGKYDIIYKASDSAGNSGQTEINIGVNQDWDAPTASSSGTP from the coding sequence ATGTGGCTGCGAAAATTGCGGCGAATGTGGTATAACCCCGCTGAACGCTTGAGGCTGCTGGCTTATCTTTCCGGTGGTATCTTTGCGGCAATTATTGCAGGAACGATTCTGACGGCGATAGTCTTTGCAGTTTTTTCCCTCAACCTCCCCGATCCGAACAAAGTCATCCGCCATGATGGTTTTTCGACAATTATTACTGACCGTAATGGCAAGACGCTTTATGATGTTTACGGCGACCAGAACCGGATCCCTCTGGAATTAAAAGATATTCCCAAATATCTTCAAGAGGCGACTATCTCCGTAGAGGACAAGAATTTTTATCAGCATCAGGGTTTTAGTCTCACTGGTATAGCTCGCTCGGCCATAGGGATTGTGACTTTTCAGGGAATTTCCGGCGGTTCGACTTTGACCCAGCAACTGGTGAAAAATGTTCTTCTTTCACCGGAACAGACGATCTTCCGGAAAATTAAGGAAGTAATTCTGGCCAGTCAGATCGAGAAAAAATTCACCAAAGACCAAATTCTTCAGATGTATCTTAACGAAGCACCATACGGCGGAGCCACCTACGGCGTCGAGTCGGCCTCCAAATATTATTTTGGCAAAAGCGCCAAAGATCTCGACCTGGTGGAAGCCGCCATTTTGGCTGGTCTTCCCCAGCAACCGTCTTATTACGATCCTTTCGGAGCTCATCCGAAGGCCTATGTTGACCGGGCCGGTCATGTTTTGCGGCGAATGCGGGAAGATGGCTACATTACGGCTCAGCAGGAAACCGATGCGGACAAACAGCTGGATTCGGTTCAATTTGCCACTCAGTCAGGAACGATCAAGGCACCACATTTTGTCTTTTATGTTAAAGACGAATTGGTTAAACGCTTCGGTGAGCAGATGGTGGAGTCCGGCGGTCTGAAGGTAACTACCTCATTGGATTATGACCTGGAACAACAGGTGGAACAAATCGTCAATGAAGAAGTCAAAAAAATTAAGCCGCTAAAAGTGAGCAACGGCGCGGCGGTGGTGATGAACCCTCAGACCGGAGAGATATTGGCCATGGACGGCTCTTATGATTATTTCGACAAGGATTACGGCAGTTTTAATGTGGCTACTGCCTTGCGGCAACCGGGTTCTTCCGGCAAACCGTTTATTTACGCGACGGCTTTCCAGAAAAATTACACTCCGGCGACACTTCTTATGGATGTCAAAACTTCTTTTCCTTCAGGCGACCCCACGAAACCAGACTACACTCCGGAAAATTATGATCTGAAATACCGCGGTCCCATGCAGCTGCGCTTTGCCCTGGGCAATTCCATTAATACCATTGCCGTGAAACTGACCGCCCTGCTCGGGCTAAAAGACATTATGACCAACGGTTATAATGCCGGGATTTCTACTTGGGAGCCAACGGCAGACAATATGAAAAATGTCGGTCTTTCTTTGGCGCTGGGCGGCCGAGAGGTAAAGTTATTAGATCTCACGGATGCCTATGGAGTTTTTGCCAATGGCGGAACCCGGATAGACCCCGTGGCCATTCTGAAAGTGACCGACTCGAAGGGCAAAGTGCTTTACGAATACAAGCCGGTGACCGGGAAAAGAGTTTTCTCTCCGGAAGTGAGTTTTTTGATTTCCCACATTCTTTCAGATAATAACGCCCGGAAAGATACTTTCGGCGCGGTGAACCTTTTACAGATACCGGGTAAAACGGTGGCAGTAAAAACCGGAACGACGGATCAGAAAAGAGACAACTGGACAGTGGGCTATGATCCGGGACATATTGTGGCCGGGGTTTGGGTGGGCAACAATGATAATTCCATTATGGCCCCAGCCATAACCAGTGGGGTCACCGGGGCCGCTCCTATCTGGAACCGGATTATGAAAGCGGCTCTGGCGGATATCCCCCGGACAGAATTTAAAGTGCCGGATGATGTGACTGCGGTAACGATCGACGCCCTTTCGGGGGGGTTGCCGCACGACTCTGATCCGACCAGAAGCGAATACTTTATTAGAGGCACGGAGCCCGTTTCGCAGGGATCAATCTATAAGAAACTGAAAATTTCCAAGTCAAATGGCAAACTGGCAAACGATTTGGAAATTAAAACCGGAAATTATGACGAGAAGGAATTTATTGTTTTTTCGGAAAACGATCCGGTGTCTGAGGCGGGCAAAAACCGCTGGCAGGAAGCCATCAACGCCTGGGTGGACGCCAACCACAAAGACGATCAAAAGTATCATCCGCCGACAGACACTTCCGATGCCGACCAAAATACGGTGAAAGTCAACTGGAACGGCCCGGCTGACCATGAGCGGGTTAACACTAATGATGTCCACCTGACGGCCAAGGCCTACTCGATGCGCGACATTGTCAATTTTACGGTGACGATTAACGGGACGGTGAAGATTAATAAAAGCTCCGACACGATTGATGACACGGTTCACCTGGATAACGGAAAGTACGATATAATTTATAAAGCTTCGGATTCTGCCGGCAATTCCGGGCAGACGGAAATTAATATCGGAGTGAATCAGGATTGGGACGCGCCTACCGCTAGCTCTTCGGGGACACCTTAA
- the pheT gene encoding phenylalanine--tRNA ligase subunit beta: protein MLIPLSWLKEYVDIKMPFPKLAERMSEVGLTIETWREVEGDIIFDPEVTPNRGDWMSITGIAREVAAATGTKYTAPKLIAPPDKVKNPLEIKYKEDLKICPKTSTVIIRNVKVKSSPEWLQKRIKQIGLRPINNLVDITNYVLWLYGNPLHVFDYDKIRGHTMSVELAKGGEEFRSLDGINYRLPKDAIVIKDLGRVIDLPPLKGGENTAVSAETKNVLLHSIVCDPVLTRRVSQALGLRSDSSAVSERGVDPNGTTKAVLKALELILELAGGEVASPLMDVPEKPFPSWTVEVSHEHLERVLGIPVKPEKAKEIWESLELKTAMRQLSNGTMYSIEIPTFRNDLHIEEDLVEEVGRMIGYNSFPKTLPASPVPTTKVAYVHDYDFDYQIKQILKGAGYSEIYSYSLISEEQLNKLGINPSKTLRVDNPISKEYEYLRPVLIGNLLESLKLNLPNFSDIRLYEMGKIYRGDSCDKATEELWVDAILSGEKFYQAKGIIENVLDQLGIDFEIVPAEPDSWTHPGRTAWVQIEKKTIGFIFEIHPRLLAKFGINSRTTYWSLNRDILYKTANTNKVYSPISKYPPVIEDVSLVIPDKVLVGEVVDIIKENKLVSSVEMIDQHESSKTFRITYLDPTKNLTDKEVAEVKTKILKSLKEKLKVSPKS from the coding sequence ATGCTAATACCGCTTAGTTGGTTGAAAGAATACGTCGACATCAAAATGCCGTTTCCGAAACTCGCGGAGCGGATGTCGGAAGTCGGACTAACTATTGAAACTTGGAGGGAGGTTGAAGGGGACATTATTTTTGACCCGGAAGTGACACCAAACAGGGGAGACTGGATGAGTATCACGGGCATCGCCCGGGAAGTTGCCGCGGCTACAGGAACAAAATATACCGCCCCAAAACTGATAGCGCCACCAGACAAGGTGAAGAATCCGCTCGAGATAAAGTATAAAGAGGATTTAAAAATTTGCCCGAAGACCTCGACCGTGATTATTCGAAACGTTAAAGTAAAAAGTTCGCCAGAATGGCTGCAAAAAAGAATTAAACAGATTGGTTTGCGGCCGATTAACAATCTCGTCGATATTACCAACTATGTCCTTTGGCTTTATGGCAATCCCCTCCATGTTTTCGATTACGATAAAATCCGCGGCCACACCATGTCAGTAGAGTTAGCTAAGGGCGGAGAGGAGTTTCGTAGTTTAGATGGTATTAATTATCGTCTACCAAAGGACGCCATTGTCATTAAAGATCTTGGCCGGGTAATTGACCTGCCTCCACTAAAAGGCGGCGAAAATACGGCGGTCAGTGCCGAAACAAAAAATGTTTTACTGCATTCCATTGTCTGCGATCCGGTTCTGACCCGGCGGGTTTCCCAAGCCCTGGGGCTGCGCAGTGATTCTTCGGCGGTCTCAGAACGGGGCGTTGACCCAAATGGTACTACCAAAGCTGTCCTAAAAGCCCTGGAACTGATACTCGAATTAGCCGGCGGAGAAGTGGCTTCACCCTTAATGGATGTGCCTGAAAAACCGTTCCCGTCCTGGACAGTGGAAGTTAGCCACGAACATCTGGAAAGAGTATTGGGCATCCCGGTCAAACCGGAAAAAGCCAAGGAGATTTGGGAAAGTCTGGAACTGAAAACAGCAATGAGACAATTGAGCAATGGAACAATGTACTCCATTGAAATTCCGACTTTCAGAAATGATTTGCACATTGAAGAGGATTTGGTTGAAGAGGTCGGGCGAATGATCGGCTATAACAGTTTCCCTAAAACCTTACCAGCTTCGCCGGTACCCACCACCAAGGTCGCCTACGTCCACGACTACGATTTTGACTATCAAATTAAACAAATTCTCAAGGGCGCCGGGTACAGCGAAATATATTCTTACTCTTTAATTTCTGAAGAGCAATTAAATAAATTGGGGATAAATCCAAGTAAAACTTTACGTGTCGACAATCCCATTTCCAAAGAATATGAATATCTGCGGCCAGTGCTTATTGGAAATTTACTCGAATCTTTAAAACTTAACCTTCCTAATTTTTCAGACATCAGACTATACGAAATGGGAAAAATATATCGAGGAGATTCCTGCGACAAAGCTACGGAGGAACTCTGGGTTGATGCCATTCTTTCCGGAGAAAAATTTTATCAGGCTAAAGGAATTATCGAGAATGTCCTTGATCAACTTGGTATTGATTTTGAAATAGTTCCTGCTGAGCCGGATAGTTGGACCCATCCGGGGAGGACAGCCTGGGTTCAAATCGAAAAGAAGACAATCGGATTTATTTTTGAAATTCACCCGAGATTGTTGGCGAAATTTGGCATTAATTCCCGAACTACTTATTGGAGTTTAAACAGAGATATTTTGTACAAAACTGCCAACACTAATAAAGTGTATTCTCCGATTTCCAAATATCCGCCGGTGATCGAAGATGTGTCGCTGGTCATTCCCGATAAAGTTTTGGTCGGGGAAGTAGTTGATATTATTAAAGAAAATAAACTAGTTTCCAGTGTTGAGATGATTGACCAACACGAAAGCAGCAAAACTTTCCGGATCACCTACCTTGACCCGACTAAAAACCTCACTGATAAAGAGGTGGCAGAAGTTAAAACTAAAATCCTGAAAAGCCTTAAAGAAAAACTTAAGGTGTCCCCGAAGAGCTAG
- the pheS gene encoding phenylalanine--tRNA ligase subunit alpha: MVQDKLIDIKNEALAQILTAQDSATLEEIRVEYLGKSKGKLTLIMKSIPSLPEGERAIVGRFANEVKNAIEDALASQGTTLQKHKEANIAKTEWLDVTAPAIYPPEGHLHPLTQILNEVIKITNKLGYQVVMGPEIESDLYNFERANMPKNAPSRDTQASFYLDCRNSKIQPGEMVLRTQTTNMQSRVYEKTKPPMRVLVPGKCFRVDDLDATHSYEFWQFEGFAIDKGINMTHLLGTLDYVLQGLLPGIEYKVWTTNFSFVEPGIEVVAKRPNGSWMEILGAGMVHPNVLRMAGIDPKEWSGFAFGMGLTRLALMRFQIDDIRALTNPDLRILKQF, translated from the coding sequence AACTTATAGACATCAAAAACGAGGCTTTGGCCCAGATTTTGACGGCTCAAGATAGCGCCACCCTGGAAGAAATCCGGGTGGAATATCTGGGCAAATCCAAGGGCAAGCTGACCTTAATAATGAAATCGATCCCCTCCTTGCCGGAAGGGGAGCGGGCTATCGTGGGCCGGTTTGCCAACGAAGTCAAAAACGCCATTGAAGATGCTTTAGCTTCGCAGGGAACAACCCTGCAAAAACACAAAGAGGCCAACATCGCCAAAACCGAATGGCTGGATGTCACGGCCCCGGCGATATACCCTCCGGAAGGCCACTTACATCCATTGACTCAAATTTTAAATGAAGTTATTAAAATCACCAATAAACTAGGTTATCAGGTCGTTATGGGACCGGAGATTGAAAGTGATTTGTATAATTTTGAAAGAGCTAATATGCCCAAAAATGCGCCCTCACGAGACACCCAAGCATCTTTTTATCTCGATTGCCGCAACAGTAAAATTCAACCCGGAGAAATGGTTCTACGAACCCAAACTACCAACATGCAGTCACGTGTATATGAGAAAACAAAGCCCCCAATGCGTGTCCTTGTTCCCGGAAAATGTTTTCGTGTTGATGATTTAGATGCCACTCACTCTTACGAATTCTGGCAGTTTGAAGGATTTGCTATTGATAAAGGTATTAACATGACCCATCTACTTGGAACGCTTGATTATGTCCTGCAGGGGTTACTACCCGGAATAGAGTACAAAGTTTGGACTACAAATTTCTCCTTCGTTGAGCCAGGAATTGAAGTTGTGGCGAAACGACCGAATGGTTCTTGGATGGAAATCCTAGGCGCGGGAATGGTACACCCCAATGTTCTTAGAATGGCAGGAATAGATCCCAAAGAGTGGTCGGGGTTTGCTTTTGGTATGGGTCTGACCCGCCTGGCCCTTATGCGATTTCAAATAGACGACATTCGCGCCTTGACTAATCCTGATTTACGGATTTTGAAACAATTCTAA